In Gimesia benthica, a single window of DNA contains:
- a CDS encoding DUF4129 domain-containing protein, which produces MTASRVRFQCKVSLILSLGIILLTPVFLAAQQENDYTDLSSPDQVMLKQDMQEILKRPEFRHLTRERELAQEADVDLDDWIKDPPPQSSYDTSAISGVAGLIFLYLSYAAVICACLLVLFLLVKAVTGFKLSREHNMKSDKTQLQGEMVLEEHVSPAELAAATYLERAQELARSGNYHQAIIQLLYGSMSFIERSGWIRFRKGLTYRDYMRAARPHGLAGESLRQMIRTYEPLGFGRRVATREHFESTLQHYAAAFQKET; this is translated from the coding sequence ATGACAGCCTCTCGAGTTCGCTTCCAGTGCAAAGTCTCCCTGATTCTCAGTTTGGGAATCATCCTGCTGACCCCGGTGTTTCTCGCTGCACAGCAGGAAAATGATTACACCGATCTGTCATCTCCTGACCAGGTGATGCTGAAGCAGGACATGCAGGAGATTCTGAAACGGCCTGAATTTCGACATCTGACCCGCGAACGCGAACTCGCTCAGGAAGCCGACGTAGATCTGGATGACTGGATCAAAGATCCTCCCCCACAGAGCAGCTATGATACCTCTGCCATCTCCGGTGTTGCCGGATTGATTTTCCTCTACCTGTCGTATGCTGCTGTGATTTGTGCCTGTCTACTGGTTCTGTTCCTGCTCGTAAAAGCAGTGACTGGCTTTAAGCTTTCCAGAGAGCACAACATGAAATCCGACAAAACCCAGTTGCAAGGGGAGATGGTGCTGGAGGAGCATGTCTCGCCCGCGGAATTAGCGGCAGCCACTTACCTCGAACGGGCACAGGAACTCGCCAGATCAGGTAACTACCATCAAGCTATCATCCAGCTACTGTATGGATCCATGAGCTTCATTGAACGCTCGGGATGGATCCGGTTCCGTAAAGGATTAACCTATCGCGATTATATGCGTGCGGCACGCCCTCATGGCCTGGCCGGCGAATCACTGCGTCAGATGATTCGCACTTATGAACCCCTGGGATTCGGCCGTCGGGTCGCAACCCGAGAACACTTTGAAAGTACACTCCAGCATTATGCAGCAGCCTTCCAGAAAGAAACGTGA
- a CDS encoding metal-dependent hydrolase — protein MATKITWLGHSSFQIETNGKTILLDPFLTGNPSASVSADAVEADAIIVSHGHGDHVGDTVEIAKRTKALVVANFEIIDWMGKQGIENVHPQHIGGSYQHEFGTVKLTIAHHGSMLPDGSNGGSPCGILLKLEDGTIYFAADTGLFYDMKLIGEEGVDLAILPIGDNFTMGPEDAVRATKLIGPKKVIPMHYNTWPLIEQDAAAWAHQVRSQTTAEPVVLEPGGSCEL, from the coding sequence ATGGCAACAAAGATTACCTGGCTGGGACATTCCTCCTTTCAGATTGAAACCAATGGTAAAACCATCCTCCTGGATCCCTTTCTGACAGGGAATCCCAGCGCGAGCGTCTCCGCCGATGCCGTCGAGGCTGATGCAATCATTGTCAGTCACGGGCACGGAGATCATGTCGGGGACACCGTTGAGATCGCGAAACGCACCAAAGCGCTGGTGGTTGCCAATTTCGAAATCATCGACTGGATGGGGAAACAGGGGATTGAAAATGTGCACCCTCAGCACATCGGTGGTTCCTATCAACATGAGTTTGGGACCGTCAAGCTGACAATCGCCCACCATGGGTCGATGCTGCCGGACGGAAGCAACGGCGGCAGCCCCTGTGGGATTCTCTTAAAACTGGAGGATGGGACGATTTACTTTGCCGCTGATACCGGTCTGTTTTACGACATGAAGCTGATTGGTGAAGAAGGCGTTGACCTGGCGATCCTGCCGATCGGCGATAACTTCACTATGGGACCGGAAGATGCAGTACGGGCGACGAAACTGATCGGACCCAAAAAGGTTATCCCCATGCACTACAATACCTGGCCTCTGATTGAACAGGACGCCGCTGCATGGGCTCATCAGGTACGAAGTCAGACCACGGCCGAACCGGTGGTATTGGAACCGGGTGGCTCCTGCGAGCTTTAG
- a CDS encoding Rieske (2Fe-2S) protein, which translates to MITYHSIAKVGDIPEGEGRAYHLEGLMIAVFLKEGQYTAINDFCPHQGAPLSTGYVDEEGAVTCPWHAWRFCIKDGTWLDNPKSKLQVPVYPLRIEGDDIQVGLELPEEEAPSTPAD; encoded by the coding sequence GTGATTACCTACCATTCGATCGCCAAAGTCGGCGACATTCCGGAAGGAGAAGGACGCGCTTATCATCTCGAAGGCCTGATGATCGCCGTTTTCCTCAAAGAAGGTCAGTATACTGCCATCAATGATTTCTGCCCTCACCAGGGAGCGCCCCTCTCAACCGGCTATGTTGACGAAGAGGGAGCGGTTACCTGTCCCTGGCATGCCTGGCGATTCTGTATCAAAGATGGCACCTGGCTGGATAATCCCAAATCGAAATTACAGGTTCCCGTTTACCCACTGCGAATCGAAGGGGATGACATCCAGGTGGGATTGGAGCTCCCTGAAGAAGAGGCCCCCTCGACTCCCGCTGACTAA
- a CDS encoding DUF4350 domain-containing protein — MQQPSRKKRERRNAGWFWLAALCLLLPLHLWFPEFGTGALDDSYSSSASGKKAFYLLLDHESFQTERNRTPLSVLLQSLDYDETVCILGPARYPSPLEWSSLLAWVEEGGRLVISANPKHPQFQVEPLNLSVEYLDEVERENMPRVEKKEDDEDKEESDLSLLIKGEHDLIETQASTVFPDVPSLVWDTNARVTSATGQALVTAGETQQAVRLHHGLGTVVVSASSEIFSNQSMVDGGSVAAFRLIEAAGPPEYFVVDESLNASGTSKVVALLIDPTFRPLTIQLLITLLIFGWWRSNRFGPILSSHILPRHNIVSHTDNVGNLHYKKANGRALLFAYIKQLFSELNLRHFRGEEHRVLDPIARRLNEDPKQIKKFLKQAAQIAKSKKVNRHQMGELIRKLSKIRQAASPGKYQKK; from the coding sequence ATGCAGCAGCCTTCCAGAAAGAAACGTGAACGCAGAAATGCGGGCTGGTTCTGGCTGGCCGCACTCTGTCTGCTACTTCCTTTACACCTCTGGTTTCCGGAGTTCGGTACCGGTGCGCTGGACGATTCCTATAGTTCCTCCGCCAGTGGGAAAAAAGCATTTTATCTCCTGCTCGATCATGAATCGTTTCAAACAGAACGCAACCGGACTCCTCTGAGCGTCCTGCTGCAATCACTTGATTATGACGAAACCGTCTGCATCCTCGGCCCGGCCCGCTATCCCAGTCCACTGGAATGGTCGTCTCTGCTGGCCTGGGTCGAAGAGGGCGGGCGACTGGTCATTTCAGCTAATCCAAAACATCCGCAGTTCCAGGTGGAACCGCTGAATCTCAGCGTGGAATATCTCGATGAAGTCGAACGGGAAAACATGCCGCGTGTTGAGAAAAAAGAGGATGACGAAGACAAAGAGGAATCCGATCTCAGCCTGCTGATAAAAGGTGAACATGACCTGATCGAAACCCAGGCCTCGACCGTGTTTCCTGATGTCCCTTCACTCGTCTGGGATACCAATGCACGGGTTACCTCCGCAACGGGTCAGGCTCTGGTCACTGCAGGAGAGACCCAGCAGGCCGTCCGGCTGCATCATGGCTTGGGAACAGTGGTTGTCTCCGCTTCCTCGGAAATCTTTTCAAATCAGTCCATGGTAGATGGCGGCAGCGTTGCGGCATTTCGGCTCATTGAGGCTGCCGGACCTCCCGAGTATTTTGTTGTTGATGAATCACTGAATGCTTCGGGAACATCGAAAGTCGTCGCTCTGCTGATCGACCCGACCTTCCGCCCCCTGACAATCCAGCTGCTGATCACACTGCTTATTTTCGGCTGGTGGAGAAGCAATCGCTTCGGGCCGATCCTCTCTTCCCACATTCTGCCCCGGCATAATATTGTTTCGCATACCGATAACGTCGGCAATTTACACTATAAAAAAGCCAACGGGCGTGCTTTACTATTCGCGTATATCAAGCAGCTGTTTTCGGAACTGAACCTCAGGCATTTCCGTGGTGAGGAACATCGTGTACTCGATCCCATCGCGAGACGTTTGAATGAAGATCCAAAGCAGATCAAAAAATTCCTGAAACAGGCTGCTCAAATCGCGAAGAGTAAAAAAGTGAATCGCCATCAGATGGGTGAGCTGATTCGAAAACTGTCTAAAATCAGACAGGCTGCTTCGCCTGGGAAATATCAGAAGAAATAA